The Hemitrygon akajei chromosome 23, sHemAka1.3, whole genome shotgun sequence genome includes a window with the following:
- the LOC140715140 gene encoding alpha-centractin, which produces MESYDVIANQPVVIDNGSGVVKAGFAGDQIPKYCFPNYVGRPKHVRVMAGALEGDIFIGPKAEEHRGLLTIRYPMEHGIVKDWNDMERIWQYVYSKDQLQTFSEEHPVLLTEAPLNPRKNRERAAEVFFETFNVPALFISMQAVLSLYATGRTTGVVLDSGDGVTHAVPIYEGFAMPHSIMRIDIAGRDVSRYLRLFLRKEGYDFHTSSEFEIVKTIKERACYLSINPQKDETLETEKAQYILPDGSTIEIGPARFRAPELLFRPDLIGEECEGIHEVLVFAIQKSDMDLRRTLFSNIVLSGGSTLFKGFGDRLLSEVKKLAPKDIKIKISAPQERLYSTWIGGSILASLDTFKKMWVSKKEYEEDGARAIHRKTF; this is translated from the exons TGTGGGAAGACCTAAGCATGTACGTGTTATGGCTGGTGCCCTGGAAGGAGACATTTTCATTGGACCAAAGGCTGAG GAACACAGGGGCCTATTGACCATCAGGTATCCAATGGAACATGGAATTGTAAAAGACTGGAATGATATGGAGCGGATTTGGCAGTATGTGTATTCCAAAGACCAACTCCAGACTTTCTCAGAAGAG CATCCTGTACTCCTCACAGAGGCTCCTTTGAATCCAAGAAAAAACCGTGAACGAGCTGCTGAGGTTTTCTTCGAAACTTTCAACGTGCCTGCTTTGTTCATCTCAATGCAAGCTGTACTTAGTCT GTATGCCACAGGTAGGACTACGGGTGTGGTATTAGATTCAGGTGATGGAGTCACACACGCAGTTCCTATCTATGAAGGATTTGCAATGCCACATTCCATCATGAGGATTGACATTGCTGGACGCGATGTGTCTCGCTATTTGCGCCTCTTCCTTCGAAAGGAAGGATATGATTTTCACACATCTTCAGAGTTTGAGATCGTGAAAACAATCAAAGAG CGTGCCTGTTATCTGTCAATAAATCCACAAAAAGATGAGACTCTAGAGACAGAGAAAGCCCAATacattctgcctgatggaagcacAATTGAA ATAGGACCTGCGCGCTTCCGGGCTCCAGAGCTTCTCTTTCGGCCCGACCTGATTGGCGAAGAATGTGAAGGAATCCATGAAGTTTTGGTATTTGCAATCCAGAAGTCTGACATGGACTTGAGGCGAACACTTTTCTCTAACATAGTTTTGTCAGGAGGATCGACTTTGTTCAAAG GTTTTGGTGATAGACTGTTGAGTGAAGTAAAGAAATTGGCACCAAAAGATATAAAAATAAAG ATTTCTGCTCCTCAGGAGAGACTATACTCAACATGGATAGG TGGTTCTATTCTGGCATCACTTGATACATTTAAGAAAATGTGGGTGTCGAAAAAGGAGTACGAGGAAGATGGGGCCAGAGCGATCCACAGGAAGACATTCTAA